In Nitrospirota bacterium, the genomic window GCTATGCCCATGCCTGCATTCTGAACAGTAAGGGTTATATTAGTCTCCTTGCCTTTTGTGATGACCCTTCTTCCCTCAGAGTCCTCAATATTTAGTTTTGCGAGCTGTAAGACAGGTGGGATAAGCTGGCTCGTCTTAAAGGATAAAATCACAGGCTGGGAGTCAAAGCCTCCTGACTCTATAAGGGTTGCCTTTAAACTAACATCCTTTGTTAAAAGAGCCTCATCTGCGGATATATCTATAGAGACTGTTTTTTCCTCATTAGGGTTTATGTTGCCGATAGAGGTCTCTTTAGCAAAACTCATGCCCTTAACTGACTCATTCGGGATAAGTCTGATGTGGACATCAAATGCTGTGCCTTTACCTGTGTTTTTAGCCTTTATAAAGATTGTCCCTTTTTCTTCTGCGTCAAGGATATTGTTTCCTGAAGGCTCGGAAAAAGTTAGAGAGACTATGTCAATTACAGGTGGAGCCTTCTGTGGAGGGGGAGTCTTCTGTTGAGCAATATATTTACCTTCCATTGCATACCCAAGCAGGGAAACAATCTCTGTACGACCATTCTTTACCGCATATATCAAAGCAGTATTGCCAAAATTGTTTTTTGCATTCACATTGGCGCCTTTGTTAAGAAGGGTCTGGACAATCTCTGTATGACCACCCACTGCCGCATACATCAAAGCAGTATTGCCATTATTGTCTTTTGCATTCACATCAGCACCATGCTGTAAGAGACTTTTAACTTTATTAATATCACCCTTTTCTGCCGCCCTTCTCAGGTCATCATTAATGTCTGCATAAATAGTAAGGGGAATAAAGAGCGCAGAGATAAGCAGGGCAAGGGTTAAGACAATTGAGATTCCGAAACAAGTTCGGAATGACATAAGCGAAAATACCTTTTTCATAAGAGACCTCCTGAAATTGTCATCATACACCCTATCTGTCATGCTGTCCCGACACTTCGGGATTCAGCATCTCAGTTTAGCATCTCTTAGACCCTGAAATAAATTCAGGGTGACAAAATATAAAAACCTTTTTCATAAAACCCTACTTAAATGTCATTATATCAGAAAGATTCCTGACAAGCAGGAATGACGGAAGCGGAAAAGCCTTTTTCATAAACCCCTCCTTAAAAACTCTTTCCTTTAAGTAAAAGGCTAAAGAAGTCAGGATGAAGGGACAAGCTCAGCTTTAACAGGAAGGGTCTTAACATCCTTTGCATCTTTAAACCATTTCCTAAAGTTTAGAATTGAAAACCCAACCACCTCACCATTAACAGGACTAACCCTGAGAAAGAAATCAGCCTCTACTTCCTTAGAGATTGCCTCTTTAGGCTCGCCCAAAGAGACATCCAGTATATCTCCCTCATCATCATAAGCTATCTTTATTTCTTTTCCCATAAGGTCTCTCCTTTCTTTATTATATCAGTAATATAACAGGTAAGAATAAATGACCGCAATCCTTTCTTTGCTACTACGAGCAAATACTTTCCCGAAAAAATATCTCCATAGAACTTATAGTAAAGCACTACATCCTTGTCCCTCATGCTTTCCTTCATGTAATCAGGCACCAATAAAACTTCTTGAATCCTTTCTTTATAAGGTTCAACCTCAGGATGCTCCTTTATAATGTGATGCCATCTCTCATCTGTAAGCTCAATTAAGTCTTTAAAGATGTCCTTTAATATCAAAGTCTATTTACCAATCGCTAAAGCCAATACCAAAAGTAAAAGATGCTTGCATCAAAGCAGTCCTGCCATCATTCTTTTTTGCATTCACATCAGCACCTTTGTTA contains:
- a CDS encoding DUF2283 domain-containing protein, yielding MGKEIKIAYDDEGDILDVSLGEPKEAISKEVEADFFLRVSPVNGEVVGFSILNFRKWFKDAKDVKTLPVKAELVPSS
- a CDS encoding ankyrin repeat domain-containing protein, with the protein product MFDAAKQGNIAKIKELLNKGADVNAKKNDGRTALMQASFTFGIGFSDW